The Pseudonocardia sp. HH130630-07 DNA window CGGTGGACGTGATCGCCGGCGTCCGTACGGTGGGGACGATGTTGGCGATCACCGAGAACGCCGCCGAGGCGATCAAGACCCTGAGCACCGACGCCGAGCTGCCCGACGACGGGGGCCTGCGCATCACCGCGCCGGACCCGGCGCAGGGCCTCGAGCTCGCGCTCGCCCAGACGGCCGACGACTCCGACACCGTCCTGCGCGGGGAGGGCATCACCGTCTTCCTGGAGCCGACCGCGGCGCAGATCCTGGACGACAAGGTCCTCGACGTGCAGCCGGTCACCACCGAGGGCGGCGAGGAGGAACTGCGCTTCGCGATCGTCGCGCAGACCGAGGAGCCGGACGAGTCCTGACCCCGCACCACCCCGCTCGACCCACTCATGGAGCTTCGGCCCGGTATCGCCGGGCTGAAGCTCCATGAGTGCGTTCGGGGGCGGGGCGGGGCGGGGCGGGCGGGCTCAGTGTTCGGTGAGGGTGCCGGAGGCGAGGGTCCAGCGGCGGGTGGAGCGGACCGTGTCCAGCATCCGGCGGTCGTGGGTGACCAGCAGGACCGTCCCGGCGAACGCGTCCAGGGCCTGCTCCAGCTGCTCGATCGCGGGCAGGTCGAGGTGGTTGGTCGGCTCGTCGAGCACCAGCAGGTTGACCCCGCGGGCCTGCAGCAGGGCCAGGCCGGCCCGGGTCCGCTCGCCCGGTGACAGCGACGCCGCGGTGCGCAGCACCTGGTCGGCGCCGAGCGCGTACTTCGCCAGCAGCGTGCGGACCTCGGCCTCCGGCTGGTCCGGGACCTGCTCGGAGAACGCCCGCAGCAGCGTCTGCTCCCCGAGGAAGGCGTTGCGGGCCTGGTCGATCTCCCCGACCACGACGCCCGAGCCGGGCCCGGCCGCACCGGCGTCCGGAGGGATCCGGCCGAGCAGCAGCCCCAGCAGGGTCGACTTCCCGGCGCCGTTCGCACCCGTCACCACGACCCGGTCCGCCCAGCCCAGCTGCACCGTCACCGGGCCGAGGACGAAGTCACCGCGGCGCACCACGGCCGCGTCCGCCCGGGCCACGACGGAACCCGACCGGGGTGCGGACGCGATCGTCATCCGCAGCTCCCACTCCTTGCGGGGCTCCTCCACCACGTCCAGCCGCTCGATCGCGCGCTCGGTCTGCCGGGCCTTCGCGGCCTGCTTCTCACTGGACTCGGCGCGCTGGGCCCGGACGTTCTTGTCCGGGTCCTTCGTCTTCCGGCGGGCGTTGCGGACGCCCTGGGCCATCCAGTTCCGCTGCATCACGGCGCGCTGGTGCAGCGACGACAGCTTGTCGGCGTACTCCTCGTAGTCCTCGCGGGCGTGCCGGCGCGCCACCTCGCGCTCGGTCAGGTAGGCCTCGTAGCCGCCGTCGTGCACCCGGACCTGCTGCTGGGCGAAATCCAGCTCGACGATCCGGTTCACCGTGCGGGCGAGGAACTCCCGGTCGTGGCTGACCAGCACGGTCGGCGTGCCCTGGCGGGCCAGCCCGGTGACGAGGCGTTCGAGGCGCTCCAGCCCGGCCAGGTCGAGATCGTTGGTCGGCTCGTCGAGCAGCAGCACGTCGTAGCGGGACAGCAGCAGCGCGGCGAGGTTCGCCCGGGCGGCCTGGCCGCCGGACAGCCCGGTCATCAGCGCGTCCGGCCCGACCGTCAGCCCGACCTCGCGCAGCGCCTCGCCGGTCCGCTCCTCGAGATCGGCCCCGCCGAGCGCCAGCCAGCGGTCGAGCGCGGTGGCGTAGCGGTCGTCGGCCCCGCCCGCCCCGGACGCCAGGTCCTCGGCCGCGGTGTCCATCGTGGACTGGGCCTCGGTGACGCCGGTCCGCCGGGCGAGGAAGCCCGCCACGGTCTCACCGGGCCGGCGGTCCGGCTCCTGGGGCAGGTGCCCCACCGTCGCGGTGGGCGGGGCGAGGGTCAGCGACCCGGCGTCGGGGACCCGGGACCCGGCGAGGACCGAGAGCAGGGTGGACTTCCCGGCGCCGTTGGCGCCGACCAGCCCGACCACGTCCCCGGCGGCGACGACCAGGTCGAGCCCGGAGAACAGGGGGCGGTCGCCGTGGCCCGCGGCCAGGCCCGTCACGTGCAGGGTTGCGCTCATCTCGGTCGCAGACGCTACCCGGTGGCCCGCTCCCGCTCGCGGGCGTGGATGCGGCGCACGACGTCGGTGATGTCGGGCTCGGAGATCGAGAGGTCCCGCACGTCGGCCCGGGCCCCGATCTCGGCCAGCACCCGGGCCGCGGTGGTCCGGTCGGGGTCGAACGCGAGCCGCTGGCGCAGGCCGTCCGCCTCGCTGTCGACGTGCCGGGTGTCGGTGACGCCGGTGAGGTCGGCCGCCGGCCGTTCCAGGTCGACGGTGAGCACCCGCTCCGCCCGGACCGTGCGGGACAGCCCGGACAGCGCGCCGTCGTAGAGCGTCCGGCCGCGGTCGAGCACCAGCACCCGGTCGCAGAGCCGTTCGACGTCGTCCATGTCGTGCGTGGTCAGCAGCAGCGTGGTGCCGTGCCGGGCGCGCTCGCCGATCAGGAACTCGTGCAGCCGCTGCTTGGACAGCACGTCGAGCCCGATCGTCGGCTCGTCGAGGATCACCAGGCGGGGCCGGTGCATCAGGGCGGCGGCCAGCTCGGCGCGCATCCGCTGGCCGAGCGAGAGCTGCCGGACCGGCGCGGCGAGGAACTCCCCGAGGTCGAGGGTCTCGACCAGCTCCGCGGTGCGGCTCCGCTCGTCGGCGGGACCGAGCCGGTGCACGGCGGCCAGGATGGACAGCGAGTCGCGCACCGGCAGGTCCCACCACAGCTGCGACCGCTGCCCGAACACCACGCCGACCTCCCTGGCGACCGCGCGGCGCCCGGCGACCGGCTCGCGGCCGCAGGTCCGGACGGTCCCCGCGGTCGGCACCAGGATCCCGACCAGCATCTTGATCGTCGTGGACTTCCCGGCGCCGTTCGCGCCGATGTACCCGACGGCCTCGCCGGCGTCGATCCGCAGGTCCAGGTCCACGACGGCCGGGACGTCGACCCGGGTCCGCAGCAGCCGCCGCCCCTCCCGGACCCGGCGGACGAACGTCCGGGTCAGACCGTCGGTCTCGATGATCGGTCGGTTCATCCACCCGCTCCCTGGTAGTGCCGGACGCCGAGCCGCCAGGTGCCCAGCGCGAACATCCACATCCACAGCGCGGCCACCGGGGCGCACCAGCCGAGCCAGGTCGGCAGCCAGTCCGGGCCCGGCAGGCCGAGCAGCAGCAACGCCGGCAGGTAGCCGGTGAACGCCACCGGGAACAGGAACCCGAACACCACCCGGGCCGGTCCGGGCCAGACGCTCGCCGGCTGGCTCCCGGCGTAGCGGCCGCCGTAGGTGAACGCGTTCGTGGTCTCCGCGGCGTGCACGAGGAAGAACTGCGCCCCGCCCGCCCACACGAACATCGCGGTGTAGATCGCGATCCCGCTGGGCACGGCGACGAGCAGCACGGCGACCGCGCGGGCGTCCAGCTCGACGTCGTTCACCACCAGCGCCGCGACCACGGCCCCGGCGCCGAACAGGATCCGGGTGAGCCTGCGCAGGGCGATGTCGCTGGTCGCCAGCTGGGCGAGCAACGGCTGCGGCCGCAGGTGGAAGACGTCGAGGGTGCCCTCGCGCAGGTAGGTCGGCAGGTTGTCCAGGTGCCCGACGAGCAGGTCGGCCGTCGCGAACGTCAGCTCGGCCAGCCCGAACACCAGCAGGACGGCCGGGAACGTCAGCCTGCCCAGCGCCGGGACGTTGTGGAACAGCACCCAGATCTCGGCCAGCTCGACCAGGCTGACCAGTCCGGTCCCGGCCAGGTCGGTCGCGAACGACACCCGGTACGCGGTCTGGGCCCGGACGCGCGACGCCAGCACCGCCCGGTACGGCGCCAGCGGGCCGCGGGCCTCAGCCACCCTGGATCTCCAGCCGGGAACGGCCCTGCCGGGTCAGCACCTGCCCGGCGGCCAGCGCCCCGGCCAGCCAGCAGACCTGCACCGCGACCAGGCCGAGCGCGCCGGACCCGGTGACCCGGCCGGAGACGATCTCGATCGTCGTCATGAGCATCGACGGGAACGGCGTGGCCGCGGCCACCCCCTGCAGCCAGCCGGGGAACAACCCGACCGGCACGAACAGGCCGCTGAAGAAGCCGGCGAAGGACATGTAGAGGACCTGCAGCCCGCGCACCTCGACCAGCCAGAACGCCAGGACCTGCACCAGGTAGACCACGGCGAACGACAGCGCCATCCCGAGCACCAGCGCGACGGCGCCGAGCAGGTAGGGCCCGGCGGCGAGCGGCAGCGTCATCGGGGTGAGGGCCAGCCCGATCGCGATGCTGGGCAGCCCGCGCGGGATCAGGCTGAACAGGCGCTCGCCCAGGAAGCTCGCGAGCCGGGACAGCTGCAGGTCCAGCGGCCGGGCGAAGTCGACCGCCACGTCCCCGGTGCGGATCCGCCGGGCGAGGGTGTCGGTGCCGTTGAGGTCGACCGCGCCGAGCAGGCCCTGGCCGAGCCAGACGAAGGCCATCATCTGCGCGAGGTCGTAGCCGCCCACCGAGCCACCCGCCGCGACGACGGTGGCCCCCAGGATCCCGGCCTTGAGGAAGCCGAAGGTCGCGTTGGCGGCCAGCCTGCCCCAGGCCGCGCCCAGGTAGGCCGACCGCTGCCGGAAGCCGGCCGTCAGCAGGCGCGCGAAGACCCGCACCGGTGACGACCACCGGCGCCGTCGGTACATGATCGTCGCCACAGCCGGACGACACTACCCGGCACCCCGCGGTGCGCCGCACCTCGTTTTCGCCGGAGACTGGACCGGTGACCGAGGACTACCTGCCGCTGCCCGAGGACGCCGACCGCGTGCTGGTGGTCGTCGCCCATCCCGACGACATGGAGTCCGGCGGGTCCGGCGCGGTCGCCCGCTGGACCGCACAGGGCCGGCAGGTGACCTACCTGCTGGTGACCAGGGGCGAGGCCGGTATCGACACGGTCCCGCCCGCGGAGTGCGCCCGGATCCGGGAGGCCGAGCAGCGGGCCGCCTGCGCGGTCGTCGGGGTCGACCCGGTCGACAGCGTCGAGTTCCTCGACCACCCGGACGGGCTCGTCGAGTACTCGGTCGGGCTCCGCCGCGACATCGCGACCGCGGTGCGCCGGCACCGGCCGCAGCTCGTCGTCACCGGGAACTTCCGGGACTCCTGGGACGAGGAGGGCGCCGAGCCCAACCACGCCGACCACGTCGCGGTGGGGCGGGCCGTCGTCGACGCCGTGCGGGACGCGGCCAACCGGTGGCTGTTCCCGGACGCCGGCCCGCGCTGGGACGGGGTGCGGGGGATCGCGGCGGCGGCCTCGCCGCGGGCCCGGCACGCGGTGGACGTCTCCGACCGGCTGGACGCGGCCGTCGCCTCGCTGCGCGCGCACCGGGCGTACCTGGCCGCGCTGGACGGGCCGATGGCCGACCCCGCGTTCGTCCGGACCTGGGCGGTCGAGGCCGCCGCCCGGATGCCGGGCGCCCGCGCCGCCGTACCGTTCGAGTACCTGCGGGTCTGACCGGCGCCCGACCGGCGTCACAGCCCGTCCGGGCGGGTTCGGGGTACCGTCGAGAGCCGCCCGGTACCCCGGCCGGGCGCGTCGCGCGCCGCCGGGAGAGGCGCGTCCCGGCGCCGCCCCGGCCCCACCACCACCGCTACCTAGGGTTGATTCCGTGAACGGCTCCACCGCTCAGGCACGCGTTCTCGTGGACGAGCTCGTCCGCGCCGGTGTCACCGACGCGGTGCTCTGCCCGGGATCGCGCAACGCGCCGCCGGCGTTCGCGCTGGCCCGCGCCGAGATGCTCGGCCTGCTCCGGTTGCACGTGCGGATCGACGAGCGCACCGCGGGCTTCCTCGCGCTCGGCCTGGCGCTGGCGTCGGGGCGCCCGGTCCCGGTGGTGGTGACGTCGGGCACGGCCGTCGCGAACCTGCACCCGGCCGTCCTCGAGGCCGCGCACGCCGGTATCGGCCTGGTCGCGCTGACCGCGGACCGGCCACCGGACCTGGTCGGCACCGGCGCGAGCCAGACGATCAGCCAGCGCGAGCTGTTCGGGCCGGCCGTGCGCTGGTCCGGGTCGCTCGCGGTGCCGACCGCGGTCACCGGTACCGAGGTGCGGCGCTGGCGGTCCTCGGTGGCCAGGGCGCTGGCCGCGGCGACCGGTGCCGGTGCCGGCGCACCCGGCCCGGTGCACCTGGACCTGCCCTACGGCGAGCCGCTGGTGCCCACCGCCGGGGACACCGGACCGGGCCACGACCTGCTCGGCCCGGGCATCCCGGGCGGCCGCGACGACGGTGCACCGTGGACGGCGGTCGCCCGGCCCGTCCGCACCCTGCCCCCGCTGCCGCTGGACCCCTCCGCCCGGACGCTGGTGATCGCCGGCAGCGGCGGCCCCGCGGCCGATCCCGGTCTGCTCGGCGGGGCACCGCTGGTCGCGGAGCCGTCCTCGGCCTGGTGGCCGCACGCCCTGCGGACCGGCCCGTGGCTGCTCGACCATCCCGAGCTGCGCCCGGAGCAGGTCGTCGTGCTCGGCCGGCCGACCCTGCACCGCGCGGTGTCGGCGATGCTGGCCGATCCCGCCGTCGCGGTGTACGCCGATCCCGGTCCGGACGGCGCGGCGTGGACCGACGTCCCGGGCACCGTCCGCGCGGTCGGGGCGCTGCGGGCCCTCACCCCGCCCGACGACTGGACGTGGTCCTGGGGCGACGCCGACCGCGCCGCGGCCAAGGCGCTGGACACCGCGCTCGACGACGGCACCGCGGCCGGCGCCCCCGGGCTGCGGCTGGCCCGCGACGTCACCGCCGCGCAGCCCGACGGCGGGCAGCTGGTCCTCGGCTCGTCGAACCCGGTCCGCGACGTGGCCCTCGCCGCGACCCCGCGCCCCGGGCTCACCGTGCACGCGAACCGGGGCGTCGCCGGCATCGACGGCACGGTGTCGACCGCGGTCGGCGCCGCGCTCGCCCGCGGCGTGCCCACCACGCTGCTGCTGGGCGACCTGACCCTGGTGCACGACACCACCGGCCTGGTCATCGGGCCCGGTGAGCCGTCGCCGGACCTCACCGCCGTCGTCCTCGACGACGACGGCGGCGGCATCTTCCACCTGCTCGAACAGGGCGGCCCGGAGCACGCGCACGCCTTCGAGCGGATCTTCGGCACCCCGACCGGTGCCGATCTGGTCGGGCTGGCCAGGGCCGCGGGCTGGACGGCGGAGGACTGGTCGGGCGACCCCGCCGAGCTGGCCGCGTACCCCGGTTCCGGCCGCCGGCTGCTGCGGGTCCGGGCGCTGCGTACCGGCCTGCGCGACGCGCACTCCGCGCTGCGCGGGGCGGTCACGGCGGCACTCGGCAGGCTCTGAGCCCCGCCCGGCTCAGTCCTCCAGGGCCTCGCGGACGGCGCGCATCTTCGCCGCGGCCTCGCGGACCTCGGCGTCCGGGTCGGAGGCGGCGACGATCCCGCAGCCGGCGAACAGCCGGGCCGTCCGGCCGCCGACCTCGGCA harbors:
- a CDS encoding adhesin; the protein is MLAITENAAEAIKTLSTDAELPDDGGLRITAPDPAQGLELALAQTADDSDTVLRGEGITVFLEPTAAQILDDKVLDVQPVTTEGGEEELRFAIVAQTEEPDES
- a CDS encoding ABC-F family ATP-binding cassette domain-containing protein, whose translation is MSATLHVTGLAAGHGDRPLFSGLDLVVAAGDVVGLVGANGAGKSTLLSVLAGSRVPDAGSLTLAPPTATVGHLPQEPDRRPGETVAGFLARRTGVTEAQSTMDTAAEDLASGAGGADDRYATALDRWLALGGADLEERTGEALREVGLTVGPDALMTGLSGGQAARANLAALLLSRYDVLLLDEPTNDLDLAGLERLERLVTGLARQGTPTVLVSHDREFLARTVNRIVELDFAQQQVRVHDGGYEAYLTEREVARRHAREDYEEYADKLSSLHQRAVMQRNWMAQGVRNARRKTKDPDKNVRAQRAESSEKQAAKARQTERAIERLDVVEEPRKEWELRMTIASAPRSGSVVARADAAVVRRGDFVLGPVTVQLGWADRVVVTGANGAGKSTLLGLLLGRIPPDAGAAGPGSGVVVGEIDQARNAFLGEQTLLRAFSEQVPDQPEAEVRTLLAKYALGADQVLRTAASLSPGERTRAGLALLQARGVNLLVLDEPTNHLDLPAIEQLEQALDAFAGTVLLVTHDRRMLDTVRSTRRWTLASGTLTEH
- a CDS encoding ABC transporter ATP-binding protein produces the protein MNRPIIETDGLTRTFVRRVREGRRLLRTRVDVPAVVDLDLRIDAGEAVGYIGANGAGKSTTIKMLVGILVPTAGTVRTCGREPVAGRRAVAREVGVVFGQRSQLWWDLPVRDSLSILAAVHRLGPADERSRTAELVETLDLGEFLAAPVRQLSLGQRMRAELAAALMHRPRLVILDEPTIGLDVLSKQRLHEFLIGERARHGTTLLLTTHDMDDVERLCDRVLVLDRGRTLYDGALSGLSRTVRAERVLTVDLERPAADLTGVTDTRHVDSEADGLRQRLAFDPDRTTAARVLAEIGARADVRDLSISEPDITDVVRRIHARERERATG
- a CDS encoding ABC transporter permease, whose amino-acid sequence is MAEARGPLAPYRAVLASRVRAQTAYRVSFATDLAGTGLVSLVELAEIWVLFHNVPALGRLTFPAVLLVFGLAELTFATADLLVGHLDNLPTYLREGTLDVFHLRPQPLLAQLATSDIALRRLTRILFGAGAVVAALVVNDVELDARAVAVLLVAVPSGIAIYTAMFVWAGGAQFFLVHAAETTNAFTYGGRYAGSQPASVWPGPARVVFGFLFPVAFTGYLPALLLLGLPGPDWLPTWLGWCAPVAALWMWMFALGTWRLGVRHYQGAGG
- a CDS encoding ABC transporter permease, whose product is MRVFARLLTAGFRQRSAYLGAAWGRLAANATFGFLKAGILGATVVAAGGSVGGYDLAQMMAFVWLGQGLLGAVDLNGTDTLARRIRTGDVAVDFARPLDLQLSRLASFLGERLFSLIPRGLPSIAIGLALTPMTLPLAAGPYLLGAVALVLGMALSFAVVYLVQVLAFWLVEVRGLQVLYMSFAGFFSGLFVPVGLFPGWLQGVAAATPFPSMLMTTIEIVSGRVTGSGALGLVAVQVCWLAGALAAGQVLTRQGRSRLEIQGG
- a CDS encoding PIG-L deacetylase family protein; this translates as MTEDYLPLPEDADRVLVVVAHPDDMESGGSGAVARWTAQGRQVTYLLVTRGEAGIDTVPPAECARIREAEQRAACAVVGVDPVDSVEFLDHPDGLVEYSVGLRRDIATAVRRHRPQLVVTGNFRDSWDEEGAEPNHADHVAVGRAVVDAVRDAANRWLFPDAGPRWDGVRGIAAAASPRARHAVDVSDRLDAAVASLRAHRAYLAALDGPMADPAFVRTWAVEAAARMPGARAAVPFEYLRV
- the menD gene encoding 2-succinyl-5-enolpyruvyl-6-hydroxy-3-cyclohexene-1-carboxylic-acid synthase, with the protein product MNGSTAQARVLVDELVRAGVTDAVLCPGSRNAPPAFALARAEMLGLLRLHVRIDERTAGFLALGLALASGRPVPVVVTSGTAVANLHPAVLEAAHAGIGLVALTADRPPDLVGTGASQTISQRELFGPAVRWSGSLAVPTAVTGTEVRRWRSSVARALAAATGAGAGAPGPVHLDLPYGEPLVPTAGDTGPGHDLLGPGIPGGRDDGAPWTAVARPVRTLPPLPLDPSARTLVIAGSGGPAADPGLLGGAPLVAEPSSAWWPHALRTGPWLLDHPELRPEQVVVLGRPTLHRAVSAMLADPAVAVYADPGPDGAAWTDVPGTVRAVGALRALTPPDDWTWSWGDADRAAAKALDTALDDGTAAGAPGLRLARDVTAAQPDGGQLVLGSSNPVRDVALAATPRPGLTVHANRGVAGIDGTVSTAVGAALARGVPTTLLLGDLTLVHDTTGLVIGPGEPSPDLTAVVLDDDGGGIFHLLEQGGPEHAHAFERIFGTPTGADLVGLARAAGWTAEDWSGDPAELAAYPGSGRRLLRVRALRTGLRDAHSALRGAVTAALGRL